A DNA window from Aureibaculum sp. 2308TA14-22 contains the following coding sequences:
- a CDS encoding glycoside hydrolase family 20 protein, whose product MKSIKSILFLVSTFAMLAVSCENKQAKNFTENDINIIPKPAELTLNKGSFTINRSTKIVSHDSLKNVAGILVDKLKTSGTDIDFGESSSNNSIEFIAKEGLDNEAYEVSINDNKVIIYANSISGFLYGTQTILQLLPAEVYGNEKADLILPAVEIKDKPRFGYRGLMLDLVRHFFPKDYILKTIDRLAMHKMNVLHLHLIDDQGWRMEIKKYPKLTEVAAWRVDQEDKHWNAREANDPNEKGTYGGFLTQEELKEIVAYAAERNIQVIPEIEMPAHVTCVMAAYPHLSCHGKPVAVPSGGVWPITDIYCAGKETTFEFLEDVLMEVIEVFPSKYIHIGGDEATKTNWKTCPHCQKRMKTEDLDDVEELQSYFVKRIEKFINSKGKKLIGWDEILEGGLAPEATVMSWRGFKGGIEAAEQGHDVIMTPGSHCYFDHYQGPQNDEPIAQGGYLPLSKVYKFEPISEDIAEENAHHVLGGQANLWAEYVPTTEHSEYMIFPRLAALSETVWSPKASRDWDDFSRRIKAQFKRYEQLGINYAKSAYLVTANMEVDLDKKSVKMSLQNEFPNSDIRYVLGEGVISDEAKKYSNPIEITETTTVKASLFENDKPIGKVFTDTIKFHKAVAQKVNYLIPYSDSYKGTGEGTLVNSLRGTKNFHDGQWQAWLEDNMEFIIELDEPTSVSKVSVGAMENQGPGIYYPIKIEAFVSDDGKNFKSVGKAERPYAKNSASELKDFIIKFEEQQTKYVKVIATNLSKTPSGGSVWLFIDEILVE is encoded by the coding sequence ATGAAAAGTATAAAATCAATACTCTTTTTGGTCTCAACTTTTGCTATGTTAGCAGTATCCTGTGAAAACAAACAAGCAAAAAACTTTACTGAAAACGATATAAACATAATACCAAAACCTGCCGAACTTACTTTAAATAAAGGTTCATTTACCATTAATAGAAGTACTAAAATTGTATCTCATGATAGTTTAAAAAATGTGGCGGGTATTTTAGTTGATAAATTGAAAACTTCTGGTACTGATATTGATTTTGGTGAAAGCTCATCTAACAATAGTATTGAGTTTATAGCCAAAGAAGGATTGGATAACGAGGCCTATGAAGTTTCGATAAACGATAATAAAGTAATAATTTACGCAAACAGCATTAGCGGATTTTTATACGGCACTCAAACAATTTTACAATTATTACCAGCTGAGGTTTATGGAAATGAGAAAGCAGATTTAATTCTCCCTGCGGTTGAAATAAAGGACAAACCTCGTTTTGGTTATAGAGGATTGATGCTCGATTTGGTAAGGCACTTCTTTCCAAAAGATTATATTTTAAAAACTATTGACCGATTGGCAATGCACAAAATGAATGTATTGCATTTGCATTTAATTGATGACCAAGGTTGGCGTATGGAAATCAAGAAATATCCAAAACTGACTGAAGTTGCTGCTTGGCGTGTAGATCAAGAAGATAAACATTGGAATGCAAGGGAAGCTAATGACCCCAATGAAAAGGGCACATATGGTGGATTTTTAACACAAGAAGAACTTAAAGAAATTGTAGCTTATGCTGCAGAGAGAAATATTCAGGTAATTCCTGAAATTGAAATGCCAGCACACGTAACTTGTGTAATGGCTGCTTATCCTCATTTATCGTGTCATGGAAAACCTGTGGCTGTTCCCTCAGGTGGTGTTTGGCCAATAACAGACATTTACTGTGCGGGTAAAGAAACTACTTTTGAGTTTTTGGAAGATGTGTTAATGGAAGTTATTGAAGTTTTTCCCTCAAAATATATTCATATTGGGGGTGATGAGGCCACCAAAACCAATTGGAAAACTTGTCCACATTGCCAAAAAAGAATGAAAACAGAAGATTTAGACGATGTAGAGGAATTGCAAAGCTATTTTGTAAAGCGTATAGAAAAATTCATCAACAGTAAAGGCAAAAAATTAATTGGTTGGGATGAGATATTAGAAGGTGGTTTGGCTCCTGAAGCCACTGTAATGAGTTGGCGAGGATTTAAAGGCGGCATTGAAGCTGCCGAACAAGGCCATGATGTTATTATGACACCAGGTTCACATTGTTATTTTGATCACTATCAAGGCCCACAAAATGATGAGCCAATTGCTCAAGGAGGTTATTTACCATTGAGTAAGGTTTACAAATTTGAACCTATTTCAGAAGATATAGCTGAAGAAAATGCCCATCATGTATTGGGAGGTCAGGCCAATTTATGGGCAGAATATGTTCCAACTACCGAGCATTCTGAATATATGATTTTTCCAAGATTAGCGGCTTTATCAGAAACGGTTTGGTCTCCTAAAGCTTCAAGAGATTGGGATGACTTTTCAAGAAGAATAAAAGCACAATTTAAAAGATACGAACAACTTGGAATCAATTACGCAAAAAGTGCGTATCTGGTTACCGCCAATATGGAGGTAGATTTAGATAAAAAATCGGTTAAAATGTCATTACAAAATGAATTTCCAAATTCTGATATTCGTTATGTTTTAGGAGAAGGAGTAATAAGTGATGAAGCTAAAAAATATAGTAATCCAATAGAAATTACAGAAACAACTACTGTTAAAGCCTCTTTGTTTGAAAATGATAAACCTATAGGTAAAGTTTTTACCGATACCATTAAATTTCATAAGGCTGTAGCACAAAAAGTGAATTATTTAATTCCGTATAGCGATAGTTATAAAGGCACTGGAGAGGGCACTTTAGTGAATTCACTTAGAGGTACAAAAAATTTCCATGACGGACAATGGCAAGCATGGTTAGAAGATAATATGGAGTTTATAATTGAATTGGACGAACCAACTTCGGTAAGTAAAGTAAGTGTTGGTGCAATGGAAAATCAAGGTCCTGGAATTTATTATCCAATAAAAATAGAAGCATTTGTTTCTGATGATGGAAAGAATTTTAAAAGCGTAGGGAAAGCAGAAAGGCCTTATGCTAAAAACTCAGCATCTGAACTTAAAGATTTTATCATTAAATTTGAAGAACAACAAACAAAATATGTAAAAGTAATTGCCACAAATTTAAGTAAGACACCTTCAGGTGGAAGTGTGTGGTTGTTTATCGACGAAATTTTAGTAGAGTAA
- a CDS encoding GH92 family glycosyl hydrolase: MRFENALWVVMIILSIFSCNEQEQIADKKLTAYVNTFIGTDGPGNTYPGATVPYGMVQLSPDIGVPGWDRIAGYFYQDSIISGFSHTHLTGTGAGDLYDILVMPTNSWFNEKIKENSFKPFSSFSHDKEEASPGYYRVDLLDYGIKAELTATQRTGIHRYTFPKDSLSQIHIDLGYALNWDSPTDTYFKVVNNNTIEGYRKSTGWAKDQRVYFTIQLSKDFDSYELYNNDTLVKSSTKGKNTKIILNYNTKDKEQIILKTGLSTATIKGSKKSLEIEAPDFDFDKYRQKADEIWEEQLQKIKVTMLTEEQTSIFYTMLYQSMLAPTLLSDHDGNYKGANDTIMKADGFERYDTFSLWDTYRAAHPLYTILHPVKVTDFIKSMLAHYKETGLLPVWSMQGNETNMMIGYHAVPVIVDAYFKGIRDFDVDLAYEACKISAMDNAREIDVYRELGYIPVDEENENWSVSKTLEYAYDDWCIAQFAKALGKEGDYNYFLKRSEYWRNVYDSESTFMRPKLENGEFIKDFAPKEYTPYFCESNAWQYFWSVPHNIEGLIEITGGNKRFEEKLDSMFSLNPSPMDKLPIFSTGMTGQYAHGNEPSHHVGYLYNYIDKPHKTQKIIRKILESQYKNTPDGHCGNEDCGQMSSWYIFSALGFYPVNPAQGVYSFGSPIIKEAKLNLENGKTFEIKVLNNSKENMYIQSITLNGEKVNTTKLHHSDIMSGGKLVIKMGNQPNKI; this comes from the coding sequence ATGCGTTTTGAAAATGCTTTATGGGTTGTCATGATTATTTTAAGCATATTTTCTTGTAATGAGCAAGAACAAATAGCAGATAAAAAATTGACGGCTTATGTCAATACTTTTATTGGAACCGATGGCCCAGGCAATACCTATCCCGGAGCAACTGTTCCTTATGGTATGGTACAGTTAAGCCCTGATATTGGCGTTCCGGGGTGGGATAGAATTGCAGGTTATTTTTATCAAGATTCTATTATATCGGGTTTTTCACATACGCATTTGACAGGTACTGGAGCTGGAGACTTATATGACATTTTGGTAATGCCGACCAATAGTTGGTTCAACGAAAAAATAAAAGAAAATAGCTTTAAACCTTTTTCTAGCTTTTCACATGATAAGGAAGAAGCGAGTCCTGGTTATTATAGGGTTGACTTATTAGATTATGGCATTAAAGCAGAATTGACGGCCACCCAAAGAACGGGAATTCATCGTTATACCTTTCCAAAAGATAGTTTATCGCAAATTCATATCGATTTAGGCTATGCCTTAAACTGGGATAGTCCAACGGATACTTATTTCAAAGTAGTTAATAATAATACCATTGAAGGGTATAGAAAGTCAACAGGTTGGGCAAAAGACCAACGAGTTTATTTTACAATTCAACTCTCTAAAGATTTTGATTCTTATGAGTTGTACAATAATGACACTTTGGTTAAATCTTCAACTAAAGGAAAAAATACTAAAATAATTTTAAACTACAACACCAAAGATAAAGAGCAGATAATCCTCAAAACTGGACTTTCTACTGCCACCATTAAAGGCTCTAAAAAATCATTAGAAATAGAAGCTCCAGATTTTGATTTTGATAAGTACCGCCAAAAAGCAGATGAAATTTGGGAAGAACAACTCCAAAAAATTAAGGTGACAATGCTTACTGAGGAGCAAACCAGTATCTTTTATACCATGCTCTATCAATCTATGTTGGCACCTACCTTGTTAAGTGACCATGATGGTAATTATAAAGGAGCTAACGATACTATTATGAAAGCCGATGGTTTTGAGCGTTACGATACGTTTTCACTATGGGATACATATAGAGCAGCCCATCCTTTATACACTATTTTGCATCCCGTCAAGGTGACCGACTTTATCAAATCAATGTTGGCCCATTATAAAGAAACAGGGTTATTGCCAGTGTGGTCTATGCAAGGCAACGAAACCAATATGATGATTGGTTACCATGCCGTGCCCGTGATTGTTGATGCTTATTTTAAGGGAATTAGGGATTTTGATGTTGACTTAGCTTATGAAGCGTGTAAGATTAGTGCAATGGATAATGCTAGAGAAATTGATGTTTACAGAGAATTGGGTTATATTCCTGTTGATGAAGAAAATGAAAACTGGTCAGTATCCAAAACTTTGGAATATGCCTATGACGATTGGTGTATCGCACAGTTTGCAAAAGCATTAGGTAAAGAAGGTGATTATAATTATTTCTTAAAACGCTCGGAGTATTGGCGTAATGTTTATGATTCTGAAAGCACCTTTATGCGACCAAAATTGGAAAACGGTGAATTTATAAAAGATTTTGCTCCCAAAGAATATACACCCTATTTTTGTGAAAGTAATGCGTGGCAATATTTTTGGTCGGTGCCACATAATATAGAGGGTCTAATAGAAATTACTGGAGGAAACAAACGCTTTGAAGAAAAATTAGATTCCATGTTTTCTTTAAATCCGTCACCAATGGATAAATTACCTATTTTTAGCACAGGAATGACTGGTCAGTATGCTCATGGCAATGAGCCTAGCCATCATGTAGGCTACTTATATAACTACATAGATAAGCCTCATAAAACACAGAAAATAATCAGGAAAATTTTAGAATCTCAGTACAAAAACACTCCTGATGGTCACTGTGGAAATGAAGATTGTGGGCAAATGTCTTCTTGGTATATTTTTAGTGCATTGGGCTTTTATCCTGTAAACCCTGCACAAGGTGTATATAGTTTTGGATCGCCTATTATTAAAGAAGCTAAGCTCAATTTAGAAAATGGGAAAACATTTGAAATTAAAGTATTAAATAACTCTAAAGAAAACATGTATATCCAATCCATCACATTAAATGGAGAAAAAGTAAATACTACAAAATTGCACCATTCAGATATTATGAGCGGAGGAAAGTTAGTAATTAAAATGGGTAATCAACCAAATAAAATTTAA
- a CDS encoding carbohydrate-binding family 9-like protein: MKFLLKLTLILSFCTSILACAQLKNEFPRTHIAYNTNEEILIDGLANEDSWQQVSWSEDFIDIEGVKRPTYKTNVKMLWDENYYYIFAKMEEPHVWATLKQRDTIIFYNNDIEVFIDPDGDTHNYYEIEVNAFNTVWDLFITKPYRELNQPVLNDWNITGLKTAVHVDGTLNNPNYKDKGWTVEMAIPWKTFRKSYFEDNVPRDKFWRVNFSRVNWDFDLTDGRYSRKKDDKGEFQHEYNWVWSPMGVINMHEPEKWGYVHFSTKSPGEKAEFSIPDDEQIKWKLFELYRKQREYHKKNEKYLESLDEIGFSSFTVKDKNIKLTLENHTIGYNISTKSPFTGKTIIIKEDGKIITK, from the coding sequence ATGAAATTTTTGTTAAAATTAACTTTAATACTCAGTTTTTGTACATCAATATTGGCTTGTGCACAATTAAAGAATGAATTTCCACGAACTCATATTGCATATAACACAAATGAAGAAATTTTAATTGATGGCTTAGCGAATGAAGATTCTTGGCAACAGGTATCTTGGTCAGAAGATTTTATTGATATTGAAGGCGTTAAAAGACCGACTTATAAGACCAATGTTAAAATGTTATGGGATGAAAATTACTATTACATTTTTGCAAAAATGGAAGAACCTCACGTTTGGGCAACCTTAAAACAGCGTGATACTATTATTTTTTATAATAATGATATTGAAGTATTTATTGATCCAGACGGAGATACACACAATTATTATGAAATTGAAGTAAATGCTTTTAATACAGTTTGGGACCTTTTTATTACGAAACCGTATCGTGAACTAAACCAGCCAGTGCTTAACGATTGGAATATAACGGGTTTAAAAACAGCAGTTCATGTTGATGGTACATTAAATAACCCTAATTATAAAGATAAAGGATGGACGGTAGAAATGGCTATTCCTTGGAAAACGTTTAGAAAATCCTATTTTGAAGATAATGTACCAAGAGATAAATTTTGGAGAGTTAACTTTTCACGAGTCAATTGGGATTTTGATTTAACCGATGGCAGATACAGCAGAAAAAAAGATGATAAAGGCGAGTTTCAGCACGAATATAATTGGGTTTGGTCGCCAATGGGTGTCATAAACATGCACGAACCCGAAAAATGGGGCTATGTCCATTTTTCGACCAAAAGTCCGGGAGAGAAAGCGGAATTTTCCATTCCCGATGATGAACAGATCAAATGGAAATTATTTGAACTTTACAGAAAACAAAGGGAGTATCATAAAAAAAATGAGAAATATTTAGAATCTTTAGATGAAATTGGTTTTTCAAGTTTTACTGTAAAAGATAAAAATATTAAGTTGACTTTAGAGAACCATACAATAGGTTATAATATAAGTACTAAAAGTCCTTTTACGGGTAAAACCATAATTATAAAAGAAGACGGTAAAATTATTACAAAATAA